A part of Palaemon carinicauda isolate YSFRI2023 chromosome 8, ASM3689809v2, whole genome shotgun sequence genomic DNA contains:
- the LOC137644961 gene encoding uncharacterized protein yields MGGNGEAFSAPSGLFSGNGNSNDDDDDDFNNSNDGDEEEIDKEEQENCNTVYCNFGGNYMCLDESWVCDEVVDCSNGKDEEDCPSVSPMKSGVKVSLLNDTMEKAEKDMKRAEEFHTKVATLLGKTSAQYNGNGRPILFPGDTLPGGEFNDEWQGNTGPGASFDEGFQSDFEGFQSDFDEGFQSDFDEGFQSDFYDNEVPVGRTGGRYGWENARGRDGQRPGKMGKWGGRGKLSPAKLMMMKIFARLSSGASAEDLEELSFLDLKIREQIKKVFTMAVTGDWPKFCLPFRMWNSSGSEQFAGSTPFGMEAESIIAALDFYKTNVTAQLEASLQGNETMLDFLKLSGIYMDIIKLHVEDITSVINTAMQLFMNNPQEVKLLTKTPGPEPTDDMNCRKKAMRTIALLNPEDDDEEEKFFKNPFEQFMALTKQDPKPFFWVIEDGGIFRGERSDVTGSMFYDKVAVCSCKNDDWNSGYSPKDNSGWGEDGNGGSDWGGSGWKGSSWGGSGWKGSNSGGSGWKGSGWGGSGWGMGSSGGFNPGFGSGGGFNPGFGSGGGFNPGFGSGDGFNPGFGSGDGFSGGFGSGPEMWMNSNLKKGENDQIKLNKESATTDKSGSGSDQQKPHAQRQGQNQHNGKPVTTKQPDLKKPSNSGHGLGTSAKSLNPGNEDYFFGSSLRKKRNTQQNKIAWAKTNIQLKNSNMKTSEGMVSVEGQIVVTVNKKLEQSSVCDDGDWGVEDAKVVCKSLLWQHIKDGHHLLSAIPTSVPADPEGPKVRISGLNCLGHEENILKCKFLRDQKCKVKEIAGVKCVIK; encoded by the exons ATGGGCGGCAATGGAGAGGCTTTTTCTGCCCCCTCTGGTTTATTCTCAGGTAACGGGAAttccaatgatgatgatgatgatgatttcaacaATTCTAATGATGGTGATGAAGAAGAAATAGACAAAGA GGAACAAGAAAATTGCAACACAGTATATTGTAACTTCGGTGGAAATTACATGTGTCTAGACGAAAGCTGGGTATGTGACGAAGTGGTGGACTGCTCAAATGGCAAAGATGAAGAAGACTGCCCATCAGTTT CACCTATGAAGTCTGGAGTAAAGGTCAGTCTCCTGAACGACACGATGGAAAAGGCAGAAAAGGATATGAAACGTGCCGAGGAGTTCCATACAAAGGTTGCAACATTACTAGGAAAAACTTCTGCTCAGTACAATGGAAATGGTCGTCCAATCCTCTTCCCTGGTGATACTCTTCCTGGAGGTGAATTCAATGATGAATGGCAAGGCAATACGGGACCTGGAGCATCTTTTGACGAAGGCTTTCAAAGTGATTTTGAAGGCTTTCAAAGCGATTTCGACGAAGGCTTTCAAAGTGATTTCGACGAAGGCTTTCAAAGTGACTTTTATGACAATGAAGTTCCCGTTGGTAGGACAGGAGGGCGATATGGCTGGGAAAACGCAAGAGGAAG GGACGGTCAAAGGCCAGGAAAGATGGGCAAGTGGGGTGGAAGAGGAAAGCTCAGCCCAGCTAAATTAATGATGATGAAGATCTTTGCTAGACTGTCATCTGGTGCTTCTGCTGAAGATCTTGAGGAGCTCAGTTTCCTTGATCTCAAGATTCGTGAACAGATAAAGAAAGTTTTTACCATGGCTGTCACAGGGGACTGGCCAAAGTTCTGTTTACCTTTCCGGATGTGGAATTCATCAGGCAGTGAGCAATTTGCGGG GAGTACACCTTTTGGCATGGAAGCTGAAAGCATCATAGCTGCCTTGGATTTCTATAAAACGAATGTTACAGCACAATTGGAAGCTTCTTTGCAGGGAAACGAAACTATGCTCGATTTTTTAAAACTTTCCGGGATTTACATGGATATTATCAAACTCCACGTAGAAGATATTACTAGCGTAATAAATACG gctatgCAACTGTTCATGAATAACCCCCAGGAAGTAAAATTGCTCACTAAAACACCTGGACCAGAGCCAACGGATGACATGAACTGCAGAAA gaaAGCCATGAGAACAATAGCACTATTGAATCcagaggatgatgatgaagaagaaaagtTCTTCAAGAACCCTTTTGAACAATTCATGGCTTTGACAAAACAAGATCCGAAACCTTTCTTTTGGGTGATAG AGGATGGTGGAATCTTCCGTGGTGAACGAAGTGATGTAACTGGATCCATGTTTTATGACAAAGTAGCTGTATGCAGTTGCAAGAACGACGATTGGAATTCTGGATATAGCCCAAAGGACAATTCTGGCTGGGGAGAAGATGGAAACGGAGGTTCTGACTGGGGAGGTTCTGGCTGGAAAGGCTCTAGCTGGGGAGGTTCTGGCTGGAAGGGTTCTAACTCGGGAGGTTCTGGCTGGAAAGGTTCTGGCTGGGGAGGTTCTGGTTGGGGTATGGGCTCTAGCGGTGGCTTTAACCCGGGCTTTGGTTCTGGAGGAGGCTTTAATCCAGGCTTTGGCTCTGGAGGAGGTTTTAACCCAGGGTTTGGCTCAGGAGATGGCTTTAATCCAGGCTTTGGCTCAGGAGATGGTTTCAGTGGGGGCTTTGGGTCTGGCCCTGAAATGTGGATGAATTCGAatctaaaaaaaggagaaaatgaccaaataaaacttaataaagaaTCTGCAACAACAGACAAAAGCGGCTCTGGAAGTGACCAACAAAAGCCTCACGCTCAAAGACAAGGACAAAATCAACATAATGGAAAGCCTGTCACCACAAAGCAACCAGACTTGAAAAAACCCTCCAATTCTGGCCATGGACTGGGAACTTCAGCTAAGTCTTTAAATCCTGGGAATGAAGATTATTTCTTTGGGTCAAGCCTTCGTAAGAAGAGAAATACTCAACAAAATAAAATTGCCT GGGCAAAAACAAACATTCAACTAAAGAATAGTAATATGAAAACTTCAGAAGGAATGGTCAGTGTGGAAGGCCAAATAGTAGTAACTGTGAACAAGAAACTAGAACAAAGTTCTGTCTGCGATGATGGAGATTGGGGAGTTGAAGACGCCAAGGTTGTGTGCAAGTCACTTCTTTGGCAACATATAAA GGATGGCCATCATCTGTTATCAGCAATTCCTACGAGCGTTCCAGCTGACCCTGAAGGACCCAAGGTCAGAATTTCAGGACTTAATTGCCTGGGTCATGAGGAAAACATTCTTAAATGCAAATTC